In the Arachis ipaensis cultivar K30076 chromosome B04, Araip1.1, whole genome shotgun sequence genome, cattcgtcaatctatatcccatttccaaattcattcaaaaatcatatttcaaatcaatcctcatcatccttctttccgttaatcaacaatctcaatccaaaacataattctttcttttctaaataaatcaatcttaaacatataacgtttaagaactaaatctctttaaacaattacttcaaacaaaacttccaattttataaaattttggcagcatctcctttaaaactcggattctgccacccttttcgggttccatccaaacatttctcaaaccttttctcaactatttccaaatctcaatcatcttccaaaattcaaccaactccaatatcaatttattttcaaagaAAATCAATgccaataataaatctctttttaaaatcaaatcagctcaaatattaaatcatttataaagtcagactaactcaaaattaaaccgtttctaaaattaattcattttcatatttcaaatcatttccaaagccGATTCGTTTACATTCTCAAAAcagcttcaaaaccaagaaagCCACTTTTCATAACAATCaactaaataacttttcaaactaatttcttttcagCAATCACAAACTACTGAAGCAGACAAGCAATCAGTcattcagtccagcaaacaaccaTATTTATAAGACTATCATAATCACAGACATATGtttctcacattaatatctatttataacaactctataAGATAAAATGAATTTTAAGAAAACCCCTACCTCGGAAGTTAAACCCATAAACTAAAGGCGTCACAAGAATCATTCTTCTCCGTCCGAAATAAACTGCAGCTTCAATCGCAGGTCTGCTCACTTCCGCAATAGCAGAAACGATTTTAATTGCAACAGGCAATCCCGACAACTCAATCCTAAAACATAAATATCGCAATGACCTTAATAACACATAACAAAAAACTAACGGCGAGGGTTCGCAATAGGATATACCTACAGTAAGAGTGAAATGGAACAGCCGCAATCCCGAGCTGACCCGGCGGTAGCTCCGACAGCGGCCAGAAACTCCGATGGTCCAACAGCAACCTTAACTTTGATATAAAATCATCGGAACTTAACCCTACAATACCAACAGCTCAGAGCCTCTAATAACTTATATTGGAATATCAATTTCAAAAGTTCTGGAAGTAAAAACGCTTACCAAGAAGGCAAAGGCGACAAACCCACTTATTCCAAATCAACAGCAACAGCAGCAATGGAATTAGAACCAACAGTAATAACAGTAGCAACATCAACACTGAATAGTAACAATTTATTCtgacaaattaaaattaacatgaaGTGTGATGGTtattagtggctaagagaaggggggggttgaatcttagccccctttttgcttgataaTACTTGCTGACCTTTGAAACCAAATTTGGagactttttgtctttttatctcgtgactagccacgagactttttcttttgtctcgtccccagccacgagacttttctttttgtctcgtcacttgacacgagatattttcggttttagctcctgtgcagtcgaaacagaaatggagtagagaagagagaaaattatacccagatatatcctggttcagctgctaagtgcagtgcagcctacatccagtctccatcacaaacatgatggaattttactataatcttcctgattacaatctgtaaagtgctaacccaacttacaagaggaTTCTCAcaaaatcatgaaacacaacatagatgaacaaaggaactctaaggacatctatggctttttcttttaattttgcaatctctgcctttttccgctctatggctttttcatacaaacctcactgtttgcctttttccatgagactcaagacatgacaaaattaaatagaaaattacaaaacagaatacattgaaggagaagaaaaaactgttagctcaggtagctctgagaattctgtgccttgcactctcaaactttctccttgctccaaacagtggctgttctcactttttatagaagagggaagcttCCACATTTGAAGCCAaaaaaccaagccaacttcttcttctccgaataacaaaaccggttcggccagagagagagaagagataatccatgcaataaccaacatgcaattacctctagtcctttcttggtcatcactcttcatcaatccgagctcttcatccttggcttgctctccaagatggatttctggcccttgatgcttcatgatgatgatgacttcttctgctccacttttgctttcTTCCTCACGcagccaccctagctaccttctgtgatgagtgaactcAAAAGTGGTGACAAGCCATCTCCTCCAAGATCTTCTCTTTGCTGCTGGCCGAATCTCCttctccatttttggtatggagaagccaagatctcattaccatatctttcctttcatggttgcagatcttagccactatattttttatgttttcttgccatcattgtgatggtcttgtagcttgcCTTCCCTTCTTTTTGATAGCTCAAAGTCTCCATGATTTGCTGTGTAAGGACCGAAGAAGAGAAGGAAagtgatgagagagaagaaacaaaTAAAAGAGAAGCAATTAAATGTATTAGTCAAATTGAGTGGAGaaagttgcttttacttcccttgcttGAGTGGCGTGCTGCATCAACAAATCAATCATGTCACTcatactctctctctcatttatgtTTCCAATGCATGTATTAACTCTTCTAAATAAAACTTTGAGTTCCATCACATGCTTAGAGAAGAGATCCGTTGAAGGCTTCAGGCAAAttataacatttgctttcctgatgggtTATTTTCGGATCATGCATTGGGGAACAATTTTGGGCTTGTATCAATAATGAGTAAAGCTGGCCCAATAAAACGAAACATAGTTTCAGCCACTATAATCACAATAATCTAACATCAAAGCTGAATGGGAATTATTCCAATGGGCTTGCTTAAATATTATTTTGTTCGGCCCATAAAGGAATCTGCACAgcaaaaattattataattaacatactttaataaaaaataatttaataattttgctgttaataatgtttgatcatcatcaatttaaattagagttttccaaactcatcaatctcccccttgatgacaaacattactaaaattgaaatggaaagaaatttaaaaattagagtatagagtactccctttgaagatttgtttttctccccctttcaaattgtcacaagactcccccttaatatatgccaTTCTTATTaagggaagcactaacctgtaatagttttaatcaagcttcaagtaacaatgttattcaacatatccATTACATGATGctgaatgcttgatttatgagcagatttGGATGATAttcaaaactcatttgatatcacAAACTGATTTTCTGCTGAAACATTATACATATCAATTTAGTACAAAAAATTGTTCAaaagattttcaaatattttccaaTCAAGATATCAGAGCAATATGATTATGGttaggaaaatatttttgaaacacacATGATCACATCAAACATGGTAGCTGTCAGTTTAAAGaaactgccaaaaataagttATCAAGCCAGCATGTTTACCAAGATGAATTAGAATATTCTTATTTCAAAAGAGGCATGCATATTCATCAAGATAACTCAACAACTAGGCATTCATATAAACAAATGCATTTCTAAACATCATAAACCAAATGTATTTCCAGCAGCAGTAATCACAGCGAAACAAATCAAGTATTATCAACATGCATCAAATATTGTCAACAACATGTATTCttttaacaagggtgatcatgaattttcaaaggaaaatttcatcccctgttccCCTGTTCATCTCctgtttttcattttaatttttgcactttctcccccttttgtcatcaagggggcaCCTGCAAGAAGATTTTAACATGGAAACACAATATGCAAAAATATAACCCAAAAGTGTCTACAAAGTATCACAGAGTTATTGTTCCAACAGAAACAAGCCAAAACAAAGTACCAAATTGAGCCTAAGTGTGCCAATATCAAACAGTAAACATAAGTTTAATCATCAGAGAGATTGAAGTTAGATCCCTCGGCCCCTGCTTCACTACCCACTTCATCATCCAGGCTTTCAAGCATTAGAACGACCCTTTCTTGGCATTTCTTCCAGGCCGACTCATTTTCATATGCAAGTTTGCGTGCAGACTTATGAAATTGAACCATGAGATCGGACATGTTTGAGAATTCTGTGAGAATGTCTCTTAGGGAATCGGTCGCCTTTGAGGATTCTGGCCGGCTCTCAAAGTCATCATCAGAAGCCAtagatttctttccctttttaacaGTCCCTCCTCCTTTGATCATAGAGACTTTGTTTTCTACATCCTCATTTGTTAAAtctaccttaaagtactcaaaaATGCACGTGAGAAACATTCCATAAGGTATATTAGCCTTTTTTGTACTCTTTACAGACTCCCACATATGTCTAATCATGAGATAGCTAAATGAAATAGAAGATGAAGTAATGAGAGCAAATATTATGAGACAATCAGATACGGTTACCCTGTTATGAGAGCCACTATGTGGGATAAGAATGTGAGTTATGATGCGGTGCAGCAGGGAGTTGGTTGGTCCAAGAGCCTTGTGAGTAGGAACAGTGCCGTCTAGTCCAGACAGATTCTCACAAATTTGATGAAGAACTTGCTTGTATGCGACCCCAACGTGCGCATCCCATTTGTCAGTCATATAAACTCTCGGCACTTCATCAGTGTAACCAAGGGCAGATCCAATGGTCTCAGCATTCAGAGTAATATGCACACGCTTCATGTAGGAGTGAAGACTACCATCAATCAATCTCAGATTCGCATAAAACTGTCTTACCAACCCTGGGTAAACCATTTTGTGAATGAGGAGCAATGGAGACCATTTGAGATTGTCAAACAGAGGATGCAAATCAATCCCTTTGGAGGCCAGAGAATCAAGATTCACCAAGTATGAGGGACACAGATGCCGCTTTTCCAAAACCTCTTTGTGGAATTCATAGAATGCACATGTAGAAAACCTTGAAGGATCAAAATGAGAATGTGGCTTATGAAATTTGTTCTTGAAATCCATTGATCCAAGGTTTGCGGGTTCCCGGGTCTCATGAAGCACGAAACCTTTGATTTTCTGAGAGCTTTTTCCAGATGTATGAGGGGTGGATTTCTTCGGTGGTGATGGAGGAGGTGATGTATGagattcctcttcttcttcctccaggCTTGGTTCCTTGTTCTTGTCACTTTTTCTCCTTCCAGAAGATTTCTGGGTTATAACTTTGCGCCACATGGATTCGGTTTTCTTGGTGGGAGGTGAAGGTGAAGATGAAGAAGTGGAGTGAATGTGTATGTGTGTATGTGTTTGGGGAGTGGAAGGCTTTTGAGAGAGACAAATTCTTTCACTCTTCCTTGGtgctgttttctttttcattatgagGAAGATGAATGGTGATGGAAGTTGGAGAGAGAGAGGTGGCCGAATGGTGAGGTGAGTGGAGGGAGGTTAGAGGGACATTAAATGCTGATTGGAAAGAGATAGTGGAGGGAGTTATTAACCATTAAGGGCGTGGTTATTAACCAGGGAAGTTTCAAAAAACTGAAAAGgagtttccttgaatcaagggattagttggaaggaaagatttgatttgacaacatgcttcttccaacaagatttgataaaacaaccaagagattttgtgattttatttttcaaaaaaatgaggAACTAACAAAACTGTCATGGTGGGGTCAAAGATATTTGGTAGGGCCCATTAAAATTGAATTATGCGTTCCCTCCCCCTTGATTATAGCTTCTTCCATTATGCCctcatttttatctcgtccaaacctacgagacaaaactgaacagaatcaaatattcacaagttatcaatagaacttaaatcaaacattcccaaactttttcttaaggtgcagaatctgtcttcacagaggggttttgtaaaaatatcagcaatttggtcttcagattttacaaattgaatatcaatagtacccttttgcacatgctctctaatgaaatgatattttatctcaatgtgcttggttcttgagtgcagaacgggattttttgaaatgtttattgcactcatattatcacaaaataagggaatactattgatctttaatttgtaatcttctaattgtgtttttaaccaaattaattgagagcaacatgcagatgcggaaatgtattctgcttcagccgtggataaagccactgtggcttgcttcttgcttgaccacatgttgagtgagcttccaaggaagcaacacatgccggatgtgctccgtctatccactctatctcctgcataatctgcatcacaaaaccctactgcacaaaagtcatcagatttaggataccataatccAAAATTATAAgtccccttaatgtatctaatgatgcgtttaacagccgtaagatgagattcttttgggtgagattgaaaccttgagcatacacccacactttggacaatatccggtctagaggaggtaaggtacataagtaaacctatcattcctctataccttatttcatccacatcttggccatcatcatccttttcaagttttgtgttaggatgcattggtgtacccattggtttggaattttctaggccaaactttttgataagttcttttgtatacttttcttggtgaataaaagtaccactaggagtttgtttgatttggaggccaagaaagaaagttagctctctcattaaactcatttcaaactcactagtcataagttttccaaactcttcacacaaggatacattggccgatccaaatacaatgtcatcaacataaacttgaaaaaggagtatatcatcattagatgctttaataaataaagtagtgtcagTGGtatccctttgaaattgattttccaacaagaaggcactaagcctttcataccaagctcttggagcttgtctaagaccataaagagccttagatagtTTGAAGACATGATTTGGGAAATCTTtatgttcaaaaccggggggttgagccacatacacttctctatcaataaagtcattaaggaaagcacatttaacatccatttgaaacattttaaaaccTTTATGGGCAggataggcaagaagcaacctaattgcttctattctagctaccggagcaaaagactcatcaaaatctataccctcttcttgatcgtaaccttgggccactaatctagccttgttacgaacaactcgtccatcctcaccaagtttatttttaaacacccacttagtacccgtaactttctcaccatccggatgaggtactagtgtccaaacctcattcttgtcgaattgagcaagctcttcttgcattgctttgacccaagatggatcttcaagagcttgtttgacattgttgggctccatttgagACAGGAGggcaaaattgcttggttcggattgccttttggtggaagatcttgttgttactccttgaaagggatcaccaattatgaagtcatgaggataacccctcatagacttccattctctaggcttccgAAGTGGTGTTGAACTTTGATGAgtttctggtggtctcactgttttagtttctcgtgtctgctcaggagataaaatggaaatatctcctccaatctgacgagacaaaactggactggcagattcttcttttgagcagatttgggattttctttacttgtttcagcctcttcaccatctgaatcattatctatcacagcactgggaattaagttagaatcacaaaaagtaacatgtatggattcctctatagttctatgttccttgagataaactctataggccttgcttgtggtgaaatatccaacaaacattccttcataggattttggataaaattttccaagattttctttattgttaagtacaaagcatttgcatccaaaaacataaaagtacttaagatttggaggggttcctttccatagctcataaagggttttcttcaacccttttctaatgattgtcctattcaaaatgtaacaagtcgtattcacagcttcagcccataaaaatttaggaatctcattctcacaaagcatggccctagtcatctcttgaaagcttctattccttctctcaaccacccccATTTTAttggggggttctagggcatgaaaagttatgagaaattcctaagtcatcatagaatttttcaaaatcttggttttcaaattctcttccgtgatcacttcttaaatgggtaatttttaaatccttttcattttgaattttcttgcaaagagtggaaaaggcatggaaagcatcatttttatgagcaaggaaaagaacccaaccaaatctagagtaatcatctaccaccacaagaccatagtgtttacctcctaaactttgggttcttgttggtccaaaaagatcaatatgtaacatctctaatggccttttggttgagattccatctttaggtttaaaggaggattttacttgtttgcccaattagcaagcatcacaagtaagatccttatcaaatttgatttttggaattcctctaaccagatttttcttaactagcttagaaatttggtacatgcttacatgacccaactttctatgccatagccatttttcagattcaagagatgtaAAGCATGTCACATTTTGTTCTTCTAGGTCCTCAAGAgtcaattggtgcacgaaattgtgatctcaggcaacggcgctaaaaactctgtacgcacgtcttaataaatcgtttgtcattcacaacttcgatacaactaaccagcaagtgcactgggtcgtccaagtaataaaccttacgtgagtaagggtcgattccacggagattgttggtatgaagcaagctatggtcaccttgtaaatctcagtcaggcggatatcaaatagttatggagttttcgaaaataaataataaaataaggatagaaatacttatgtatatcattggtgagaatttcagataagtgtatggaaatgcgttcgtccctctgaacctctgctttcctgctgtcttcattcaatcagtcctactcctttccatggctggctttatgtaaggacatcaccattgtcaatggctacttttaatcctctctggaaaatggtccgatgcactgtcactgcatagctaatcgtctggaggcatcaccgtggtcaatggatgcatcctatcctcttgtgaaaatggtccaaatgctctgtcacagcacggctaatcatcttgaggttctcgatcatactggaataggattcaccctccttttgcgtctgtcactacgtccagcactcacgagtttgaagttcgtcacagtcattcaatcccagaatcctactcggaataccacatacaaggtttagactttccggattctcatgaatgccgccatcaatctagcttataccacgaagattctgattaagagatccaagagataatcattcaatcgaaggtagaacggaagtggttgtcaggcacgcattcatagagaatgatgatgattgtcatgttcatcacattcatgttgaagtgcgaatgaatatcttagaagcggaataagttgaattgaatagaaaaacagtagtactttgcattaattcatgaggaacagcagagctccacaccttaatctatggagtgcagaaactctaccgttgaaaatacataagtgataatagggtaagcatggccgagtggccagcctcccatggaggtctctagatctaaaaatgatcaaaagatgttcaaagatgtctaatacaatagtaaacagtcctatttatactaaactagttattagggtttacagaagtaagtaattgatgcataaatccacttccggggcccacttggtgtgtgcttgggctgagcttgaatgttacacgtgcagaggctctttctggagttgaatgccaggttgtaacgtatttctagcgttcaactctggtttgtgacgtgtttctggcgtttaactccagacagcagcgtagaactggtgttcaacgcccttttacgtcatctaaactcggtcaaaatatggactattatacattgctggaaagccctggatgtctactttccaacgca is a window encoding:
- the LOC110271589 gene encoding uncharacterized protein LOC110271589, with amino-acid sequence MLLLLLLLVLIPLLLLLLIWNKWVCRLCLLGLSSDDFISKLRLLLDHRSFWPLSELPPGQLGIAAVPFHSYCRIELSGLPVAIKIVSAIAEVSRPAIEAAVYFGRRRMILVTPLVYGFNFRGRGFLKIHFIL